A portion of the Candidatus Brocadia sp. genome contains these proteins:
- a CDS encoding 4Fe-4S dicluster domain-containing protein: MDYKIVKANDHWFRENINCQYACPVNTPAMNYIERIVYRDFDASLRLNFMANLFPHILGRVCTHPCEAACRRGAIDKPISICALKRSAAEFASKKSPVKPVHKEKTGRRVAIIGSGPSGLAAAHDLAFKGHDVVMYETLPIAGGMLSVGIPPYRLPRDKIKDAVNWIKELGVDIRLNNPIDTHDKFDNLLKEYNAVYIATGAHKSQMLDIPGEDFKGVMHGVTFTKNTNLGIIKGVSEKVAVIGGGFTAIDCARSSLRLGARAVSIIYRRTLQEMPAGEMEVSMAEEEGIKMHYLTSPVKIIGGHDLKVTHLECIKNKLGKPDEKGRRRPIPIKGSNFIIPVDMIIAAIGQSPDIGFLSERFGIEINHWGMPIIDPESFMTTRKGVFAGGDCITGPRNIIEVVADGRKAARSIHKFLTGEERKGYKFYYKDQAPAERIPNYESIPRQSQDALPMEERWNLNTEVEQGLSRKNTFKEAGRCLLCHFNIFIDEKCVLCGGCIDICPYACISMVSRKNVVAADALRGESTVPGDWDAVMVIDEEKCIRCGLCVKRCPVNAITMRRFAYSEE, from the coding sequence GTGGACTACAAAATAGTCAAAGCCAATGACCACTGGTTCAGGGAGAACATCAATTGCCAGTACGCATGCCCTGTCAACACACCGGCCATGAATTATATAGAACGCATTGTTTACAGGGACTTTGATGCCTCTCTGCGCCTCAATTTCATGGCAAACCTTTTCCCGCATATCCTCGGCAGGGTATGCACTCATCCCTGTGAAGCCGCATGTCGCCGCGGGGCAATTGATAAACCCATCTCTATATGCGCGCTGAAAAGGAGCGCGGCAGAATTCGCCTCTAAAAAGTCTCCGGTAAAACCAGTGCACAAGGAAAAAACGGGAAGGCGCGTTGCAATAATAGGTTCCGGTCCATCAGGTCTTGCTGCAGCGCATGATCTGGCATTTAAGGGACACGATGTCGTCATGTATGAGACACTCCCGATCGCCGGGGGTATGTTAAGTGTGGGTATCCCACCGTACCGGTTGCCTCGCGATAAGATAAAAGATGCTGTGAACTGGATAAAGGAACTCGGTGTCGATATCCGTTTAAACAACCCGATAGACACCCATGATAAGTTTGATAACTTGTTAAAGGAATATAACGCCGTATACATTGCCACGGGTGCTCATAAATCGCAGATGCTTGATATTCCCGGTGAAGATTTTAAAGGAGTAATGCACGGCGTTACCTTTACGAAAAATACAAATCTTGGAATAATAAAAGGCGTATCCGAAAAGGTAGCGGTTATTGGCGGCGGGTTTACCGCTATAGACTGTGCACGGTCATCGTTACGGCTGGGCGCAAGAGCGGTTTCTATTATTTACCGGAGAACTTTACAAGAAATGCCGGCCGGAGAAATGGAAGTAAGCATGGCAGAGGAAGAAGGCATAAAGATGCACTATCTGACTTCTCCCGTAAAAATAATCGGTGGACATGACCTGAAGGTGACACACCTCGAATGTATAAAAAACAAGCTGGGCAAACCAGACGAAAAAGGTCGCCGGCGCCCAATCCCCATAAAAGGAAGCAATTTCATTATACCTGTTGACATGATCATAGCAGCTATTGGCCAATCACCGGACATCGGATTCCTGTCAGAAAGGTTTGGAATAGAGATCAATCACTGGGGAATGCCGATTATAGACCCCGAAAGTTTCATGACCACCAGAAAGGGTGTGTTTGCAGGAGGTGATTGTATCACTGGTCCAAGGAATATCATTGAGGTCGTAGCAGACGGAAGAAAGGCTGCAAGGTCGATCCATAAATTTTTAACGGGGGAAGAAAGGAAAGGCTACAAATTTTACTATAAAGATCAAGCCCCCGCTGAAAGAATTCCCAATTATGAGTCCATACCCAGACAAAGCCAGGATGCCCTTCCCATGGAAGAAAGGTGGAATCTGAACACAGAGGTTGAACAGGGACTATCAAGAAAAAATACGTTTAAGGAAGCGGGACGCTGCCTGCTCTGTCATTTCAACATATTTATTGACGAAAAATGCGTGTTATGCGGAGGTTGCATTGATATTTGTCCCTACGCTTGTATCTCCATGGTCTCCCGTAAAAACGTCGTGGCTGCTGATGCCTTAAGGGGTGAGAGTACCGTTCCAGGCGATTGGGATGCCGTTATGGTTATTGACGAAGAAAAGTGCATCAGGTGCGGGCTATGCGTCAAGCGTTGCCCGGTAAACGCCATCACGATGAGGCGTTTTGCCTATTCGGAAGAATAA
- a CDS encoding cytochrome C produces MDNKMEEPKDKGRYRALAFIKGPTLAKEKDLEISESEIPTWPYLVRKEFLAAIICMIILIVWSILLDAPLEELSDPTMTPNPAKAPWYFLGLQEMLVYFDPWIAGVVFPVLIIIGLMAIPFVDFNPKGNGYYTFRERKFAMLTFCFGFHILWILLIIVGVFMRGPGWLWFWPWQEWDPHRIVAETSYDLTSFIGVHSKSFLGCILGGAVVIGYFFMGMTIPYHFLRAKGSVMLEKLGIMRYSIVAFLFLSMLALPIKVFLRLVFHVKYIWVTPWFNI; encoded by the coding sequence ATTGATAACAAAATGGAAGAACCAAAAGACAAAGGCAGATACAGGGCACTGGCCTTTATTAAAGGCCCTACACTTGCAAAGGAAAAAGACTTAGAAATATCCGAAAGTGAAATACCCACGTGGCCATATCTGGTAAGAAAAGAATTTCTGGCGGCGATCATTTGTATGATCATCCTCATTGTCTGGTCTATCCTGCTTGATGCACCACTGGAGGAACTCTCTGACCCTACCATGACCCCGAATCCCGCAAAGGCGCCATGGTATTTCCTGGGGCTTCAGGAAATGCTTGTCTATTTTGATCCATGGATTGCGGGGGTCGTTTTTCCCGTGCTTATTATCATCGGACTGATGGCCATACCTTTCGTGGATTTTAACCCAAAGGGGAATGGATACTATACCTTCAGGGAACGGAAGTTTGCCATGCTTACCTTCTGCTTTGGGTTCCATATCTTATGGATATTGCTGATTATTGTCGGTGTCTTCATGCGTGGGCCGGGCTGGCTCTGGTTCTGGCCCTGGCAGGAATGGGATCCGCATCGGATCGTAGCAGAAACCAGCTACGATCTGACCAGTTTCATCGGTGTTCATTCCAAATCTTTCCTGGGTTGTATCCTCGGTGGTGCAGTGGTAATCGGATATTTCTTCATGGGCATGACAATTCCATATCATTTTCTGAGGGCAAAAGGAAGTGTGATGTTAGAAAAACTTGGCATTATGAGATATTCCATTGTGGCATTTCTTTTCTTATCCATGTTAGCCCTGCCCATAAAGGTATTCTTGAGACTGGTATTCCATGTAAAATATATCTGGGTAACACCGTGGTTTAATATATAA
- a CDS encoding CDGSH iron-sulfur domain-containing protein: protein MPVTIELEPGTYWWCSCGKSNDLPFCDGSHVRTEYKPLKFAVTEKRQVTLCNCQRSKNAPFCDGSHC from the coding sequence ATGCCTGTTACCATAGAATTAGAGCCGGGAACTTATTGGTGGTGCAGTTGCGGAAAATCAAACGACCTTCCGTTCTGTGACGGTTCCCATGTGAGAACAGAATATAAACCCCTTAAATTTGCGGTTACCGAGAAAAGGCAGGTAACCCTCTGCAACTGTCAGAGGTCGAAAAATGCGCCTTTTTGTGATGGTTCACATTGTTGA
- a CDS encoding c-type cytochrome produces the protein MLTSKNPRFTKKEEDKSYLLVFVMVSFILVGITAWAIVNETVDRRPWKKYQKQFYRLEYEKVKQDYEKERANFESPDVQTKYRETKNHLERAWEEFKKPSIQNEYKKLSEEQKTLNNELETLKFQTIVARNEGMEKEYLYGKTQNEQVRHELLELEERGKEFTAKIKDLEGKAASITARLAVLRHDIDKYTEELDTYTAGIERYKTQLNTFKKTHPSLQVYQTHMEDLNIVDRCMSCHVGVDRPEGISTEQPYASHPDRQLYLGNHPPERFGCVLCHEGQASATSGVEKAHGEVEYWLTPICRGKMTQASCIRCHNEGREVKGGELLWKGKRLFEDLGCHGCHETTGFGEDKNRTIGPGLRNLRNKVKAGWITDWIKDPKKFRPTTLMPDFKLSVEESRAIAAYLWQHADEKKTTDGIPAFNEEQLSQGDFLFEQIGCLACHSYKEDAERGVAPNLARIGQKVNYGYLAEWIMNPKSKEPLTRMPGFRLNQEKAHLIATYLIQKTGGGTVTETLPDARWLEDKELSQAGDALIKRYGCFGCHEIKGMEGLGKIGTELSAIGSKPVTLFDFGLLEKKILGEAGLRHFTENVGKARQAWLRAKLHDPRQFDEGKYKKPEDRLKMPDFGLKEEEIESLVVLLTGLREEKLPEKYVARLTGKERAIVEGKRLIGKYNCIGCHQLDLDRLHLAGEIEVAGMIKLEENEGIYFQLWENNEKLGRKAGETVYIDNLQIVDRKKAVGGDIAPEIIEYHVENEGLVPEEARVFAPPLLYGEGKKVQPEWLFEFLKEPFDLRPWLDIKMPSFSLPDDEAASIARFFAEIENEAYPFEYIFETKKEYIGAKEAVSPGYLLAAKKLFESKDVNCILCHVKGEKMPEGDKTDWAPDLLLAKRRLKPAWIKRWLLDPQSIQPGTKMPKFFREGEFQDYIPGAPEEQAEVMKDYLMNLWE, from the coding sequence ATGTTAACCAGCAAAAATCCACGTTTTACAAAAAAAGAAGAGGACAAATCATACCTGTTAGTCTTTGTCATGGTTAGTTTCATCCTTGTAGGAATCACAGCATGGGCAATTGTAAACGAGACTGTTGACAGACGACCGTGGAAGAAATACCAGAAACAGTTCTATCGCTTAGAGTACGAAAAAGTCAAGCAGGACTACGAAAAGGAACGGGCAAATTTTGAAAGTCCAGACGTACAGACGAAATATAGAGAAACAAAGAATCATCTGGAACGAGCATGGGAGGAGTTTAAAAAACCATCGATACAAAATGAATACAAGAAATTATCAGAAGAACAAAAGACACTGAATAATGAGTTAGAGACCCTGAAGTTTCAGACAATAGTTGCCAGGAATGAAGGCATGGAGAAGGAATATCTCTATGGAAAGACTCAGAACGAACAAGTCAGGCATGAGCTTTTGGAATTAGAGGAAAGGGGTAAGGAATTTACCGCAAAGATTAAGGATCTGGAAGGTAAAGCTGCATCCATAACGGCAAGACTGGCCGTTCTCAGACACGACATCGATAAATATACAGAAGAGTTAGATACTTATACCGCTGGCATAGAAAGATACAAAACACAGTTGAATACCTTCAAGAAAACCCACCCAAGCTTGCAAGTTTACCAAACCCATATGGAGGATTTAAATATTGTCGATCGGTGCATGTCATGTCATGTAGGTGTAGATAGGCCAGAAGGCATATCTACAGAACAACCGTACGCTAGCCACCCTGACCGGCAATTGTATTTAGGCAATCACCCGCCGGAAAGATTTGGCTGTGTGCTTTGTCACGAGGGGCAGGCGAGTGCCACGTCAGGCGTAGAGAAGGCACATGGTGAGGTTGAATACTGGCTTACTCCGATTTGTCGTGGAAAGATGACTCAGGCGTCATGCATACGATGCCATAACGAAGGCAGGGAAGTAAAAGGTGGTGAATTACTCTGGAAGGGCAAAAGGCTGTTTGAAGACCTGGGTTGCCACGGATGCCATGAAACAACGGGCTTTGGCGAGGATAAAAACAGGACAATCGGCCCGGGTTTGCGAAATTTACGGAACAAGGTAAAAGCCGGATGGATCACAGACTGGATAAAAGATCCTAAAAAATTCAGGCCTACCACGTTAATGCCCGACTTCAAACTTTCTGTTGAAGAATCACGGGCCATAGCTGCATATCTCTGGCAACATGCCGATGAAAAAAAGACCACCGATGGGATACCGGCCTTTAACGAGGAGCAATTATCACAGGGTGATTTCCTCTTTGAACAGATTGGGTGTTTGGCATGTCACAGTTATAAAGAAGACGCAGAACGGGGGGTTGCCCCCAACCTCGCACGGATTGGACAAAAGGTAAACTATGGGTATCTGGCGGAGTGGATTATGAACCCAAAGTCAAAGGAACCCCTCACACGCATGCCCGGCTTCAGATTGAACCAGGAAAAGGCACATCTCATTGCCACATATTTGATACAGAAAACAGGTGGGGGCACCGTAACGGAGACATTACCGGATGCAAGGTGGCTGGAAGACAAAGAACTCTCACAAGCAGGAGATGCACTGATCAAGAGATACGGCTGCTTTGGCTGTCATGAGATAAAAGGCATGGAAGGGCTGGGGAAGATAGGGACCGAACTATCTGCTATCGGGTCGAAACCGGTAACCCTCTTTGATTTTGGATTATTAGAAAAGAAGATATTGGGCGAGGCAGGGCTTAGGCATTTCACCGAAAACGTGGGAAAGGCAAGGCAGGCATGGTTACGCGCAAAGCTGCACGACCCCAGGCAGTTTGATGAGGGGAAGTATAAAAAACCGGAAGACCGCCTGAAGATGCCCGATTTTGGATTAAAAGAAGAGGAGATAGAGTCATTGGTAGTATTACTAACAGGGCTGAGAGAGGAAAAATTACCGGAAAAGTATGTTGCCAGGCTAACAGGAAAAGAACGGGCAATCGTGGAAGGGAAGAGATTAATTGGGAAATACAATTGCATTGGCTGCCATCAGCTCGACCTGGACAGATTGCATCTTGCGGGAGAGATTGAAGTGGCAGGGATGATAAAGCTGGAAGAGAATGAGGGGATCTATTTTCAACTCTGGGAGAATAATGAAAAGTTAGGGCGTAAGGCGGGTGAGACGGTGTACATAGACAACCTGCAGATCGTGGATAGGAAAAAGGCGGTTGGGGGCGATATCGCACCCGAAATCATCGAGTACCACGTGGAAAATGAAGGGTTAGTGCCGGAAGAGGCAAGGGTATTTGCGCCCCCGTTATTATACGGTGAGGGTAAGAAGGTACAGCCCGAATGGTTATTCGAATTTTTAAAAGAACCTTTTGATCTCAGGCCGTGGCTCGACATAAAAATGCCGTCATTTAGCCTGCCGGATGATGAGGCCGCCAGTATTGCCAGATTCTTTGCCGAGATAGAAAATGAAGCATATCCCTTTGAATATATATTTGAGACAAAAAAAGAATACATAGGAGCAAAAGAGGCAGTGTCACCGGGCTACCTCCTGGCAGCAAAAAAGTTGTTTGAATCAAAAGATGTGAACTGTATTTTGTGTCATGTGAAAGGCGAAAAGATGCCTGAGGGTGACAAAACCGACTGGGCGCCAGACCTCTTACTCGCCAAAAGAAGGCTCAAGCCAGCCTGGATAAAACGGTGGCTCCTAGATCCTCAGTCCATCCAGCCTGGCACAAAGATGCCCAAGTTCTTCAGGGAGGGCGAGTTTCAGGACTACATCCCCGGCGCGCCAGAAGAACAGGCAGAGGTAATGAAGGATTATTTGATGAATCTGTGGGAGTAA